In Pyrus communis chromosome 1, drPyrComm1.1, whole genome shotgun sequence, the following are encoded in one genomic region:
- the LOC137745561 gene encoding bark storage protein A-like, protein MRTLSVASILLYALLMLSPLQLNVALSTETQMLIEEANMSGPYLGLVIPNSYEMDPLLQSPNFTSSNLFIDFSGRRFRFGTIANKPVILVMTGLSMINAAITTQLLLSQFDIEGVVHYGVAGHANPSLNLADVVIPQYWSHSALWSWQRYGNGPEDELPLEKDGDYTREIGYLNVANYTTNVTDGSTYDNLLNNIWFQPEEVFPIDGTPEERQHSFWVAVDPLYYEISQKLEDLQLERCLNSTTCLPHIPKVSRVERGTSASIFLSNAAYRSFLFDKFNISPLDMESASVALVCLQQRVPFIVIRALSSSSSGSGSSDPNEAAKFISLASKNSVVAVVEFIRQLSLHQQLITH, encoded by the exons ATGAGAACTTTATCAGTAGCTTCCATACTTCTGTATGCTCTCTTGATGCTTAGTCCACTGCAGTTAAATGTTGCATTGTCAACTGAGACACAAATGTTGATTGAGGAGGCCAACATGAGTGGCCCTTATTTAGGTCTTGTCATTCCAAATTCTTATGAAATGGACCCTCTTCTGCAATCTCCAAACTTCACTTCAAGTAACCTGTTCATAGATTTCTCTG GGAGGAGATTTCGATTTGGAACAATTGCTAATAAGCCAGTCATATTGGTCATGACAGGACTGTCAATG ATTAATGCAGCAATAACTACTCAGCTATTACTGAGCCAGTTTGATATAGAAGGAGTGGTACACTATGGCGTAGCAGGGCATGCAAACCCATCCCTCAATCTTGCAGATGTGGTCATTCCTCAGTATTGGTCCCATTCTGCTCTTTGGAGCTGGCAG AGATATGGAAATGGGCCCGAAGATGAGCTACCCCTTGAAAAAGATGGGGACTACACCAGAGAAATTGGATACTTAAATGTTGCAAATTACACAACAAATGTGACAGATGGAAGCACATATGACAACCTCTTGAACAACATTTGGTTTCAACCAGAGGAAGTCTTCCCCATAGATGGAACTCCGGAGGAAAGACAACATTCCTTTTGGGTTGCTGTTGATCCCCTTTACTATGAAATCTCCCAAAAATTGGAG GACCTGCAACTTGAACGTTGTCTAAACTCAACGACATGTTTGCCTCATATACCAAAAGTGTCTAGAGTCGAAAGGGGAACAAGTGCAAGCATTTTCCTATCCAATGCAGCTTATCGTAGCTTCTTATTTGATAAGTTCAACATTAGTCCTCTGGACATGGAAAGTGCTTCTGTTGCCCTAGTTTGTCTTCAGCAAAGGGTGCCTTTCATTGTCATCAGGGCTCTCTCGTCTTCTTCATCCGGCAGTGGCTCCTCCGACCCCAACGAGGCTGCCAAGTTCATATCTCTCGCTTCGAAAAATTCAGTTGTGGCAGTTGTGGAATTTATCAGACAGTTATCACTTCATCAGCAGCTAATTACTCATTGA
- the LOC137737695 gene encoding uncharacterized protein produces MGVASMAIRGFLLLLLFLSAAHLSLSLYEDQVGLMDWHQQYIGKVKEAVFHTPKSGRRRVVVSTEENVIASLDLRHGGIIWRRVLGSNDVIGGINIALGKYVITLSSDGSILRAWNLPDGQMVWESFLEGSGSSKSLLSVPTSLKIDKENLILVFGKGSLHAISSIDGDVLWEKDFAVESVEVQQIVQPIGGDVAYVLGFVGSSHFDVYQINVRNGELLKHNSAPFSGGFSGEALLVSSEILLTLDSTRSKLVIVSFQDGEINYQQTPISDIFGDSLGTPALLPSKLPGLFSVKLNGAVIFIRVTGEGKLEVLDKVNNVAAISGAISISDGQQAFGLVQHGDGKIHLTVKPTHDSSDDLLKESIDMDNQRGVVHKVFVNNYIRTDRSNGFRALIVMEDDSLLLLQQGAVVWSREDGLASIIDVVTSELPVEKVGVSVAKVEQNLFDWLKGHILKLKGTLMLASAADVAAIQEMRLKSFEKSKLTRDHNGFRKLLIVLTRAGKLFALHTGYGQVVWSLLLPTLRKSETCKYPTGLNIYQWQVTHHHAMDENPSVLIVGRCGQSSEAPGVLSIVDAYTGKEINSMAAVHSIVQVIPLPFTDSTEQRLHLLIDANQRGHLYPRTSEAIDIFQREFTNIYWYSVEADNGIIKGHALKGNCNQEAVDSYCFESKDIWSIVFPSDSEKIIATVTRKLSEVVHTQAKVIADSEVMYKYISKNLLFVATVAPKGSGEIGTASPEESWLTVYLIDTVTGRILHRMTHHGSQGPVHAVFSENWVVYHYFNLRAHRYEMSVIEIYDQSRADNKDVLKLVLGNHNLTSPISSYSRPEVVTKSQSYYFTYSVKAIDVTLTAKGITSKQLLIGTINDQVLALDKRFLDPRRSLNPTQEEKEEGIIPLTDALPIIPQSYVTHNLKVEGLRGIVTVPAKLESTTLAFTYGVDLFFTQLAPSRTYDSLTDDFSYALLLITIVALIAAIFVTWVWSEKKELKEKWR; encoded by the exons ATGGGCGTGGCGAGCATGGCGATTCGAGGTTTCCTGCTACTACTGCTGTTCTTATCAGCTGCACATCTCAGTCTTTCGCTTTACGAAGATCAAGTCGGTCTCATGGATTG GCACCAGCAGTATATAGGGAAAGTGAAGGAAGCAGTGTTCCATACTCCGAAAAGCGGGAGGAGGCGGGTTGTGGTGTCCACTGAGGAGAATGTTATAGCATCGCTTGATCTCCGGCACGGGGGGATAA TTTGGAGACGTGTTCTTGGGAGCAATGATGTTATAGGCGGAATCAACATAGCTTTGGGAAAAT ATGTCATTACCCTTTCATCAGACGGAAGTATTTTAAGAGCATGGAACCTTCCTGATGGTCAGATGGTTTGGGAATCCTTTTTAGAGGGCTCAGGGTCCTCAAAATCTTTATTAAGTGTCCCG ACAAGTTTGAAAATTGACAAGGAAAATTTGATCCTTGTTTTCGGTAAAGGGTCTCTACATGCTATTTCTAGCATTGATGGCGATGTTCTTTGGGAAAAGGATTTTGCAGTTGAAAG TGTAGAGGTTCAACAGATTGTTCAGCCTATTGGCGGTGATGTAGCTTATGTACTGGGATTTGTTGGTTCTTCCCACTTTGATGTGTATCAGATCAATGTTAGGAACGGAGAGTTGCTGAAGCACAACAGTGCACCCTTttcgggtggcttttcaggGGAAGCACTGCTTGTTTCTAGTGAAATTCTTCTGACATTGGATTCCACGAGGTCAAAGCTGGTAATTGTAAGTTTTCAGGATGGAGAAATTAACTATCAACAGACACCTATATCTGATATTTTTGGGGATTCTCTTGGAACACCAGCGCTGTTACCTTCAAAACTTCCAGGATTGTTTTCTGTAAAGCTTAATGGGGCTGTCATATTCATAAGAGTGACTGGTGAAGGAAAGTTGGAGGTGCTGGATAAAGTAAATAATGTGGCAGCTATCAGTGGTGCAATCTCAATTTCAGATGGGCAACAGGCTTTTGGACTAGTTCAACATGGAGATGGTAAGATCCATCTTACAGTCAAGCCTACTCATGACTCGAGTGATGATCTGCTCAAAGAAAGTATCGATATGGACAATCAGAGGGGGGTTGTTCATAAGGTTTTCGTAAACAATTATATCCGGACAGACAGGTCTAATGGGTTTAGGGCCTTAATCGTCATGGAGGATGATTCACTTCTGTTGTTACAACAAGGTGCAGTTGTATGGAGTAGGGAGGATGGGCTTGCCTCAATTATTGATGTAGTGACGTCAGAACTACCTGTGGAAAAGGTAGGCGTCTCAGTTGCGAAAGTGGAGCAGAACCTCTTCGATTGGCTTAAG GGACACATACTGAAGCTTAAGGGAACCTTAATGCTTGCAAGTGCTGCGGATGTTGCTGCTATACAAGAGATGAGGCTAAAAAGCTTTGAAAAGAGCAAACTGACCCGTGACCATAATGGTTTCCGGAAGCTTCTCATAGTACTGACGAGAGCAGGAAAACTTTTTGCCTTGCACACTGGATATGGGCAAGTTGTCTGGTCTCTCTTACTGCCTACTCTTCGTAAGTCTGAAACCTGCAAGTACCCGACTGGGTTGAATATTTATCAGTGGCAGGTAACCCATCATCATGCAATGGATGAAAATCCATCTGTGCTCATAGTAGGTCGATGTGGGCAAAGCTCTGAGGCACCAGGTGTTCTTTCTATTGTTGACGCATACACGGGCAAGGAAATTAACTCAATGGCTGCAGTACATTCTATTGTGCAAGTTATACCACTGCCATTTACTGATTCGACAGAACAGCGTCTTCATCTACTAATAGATGCAAACCAGCGTGGGCATTTATACCCAAGAACATCTGAGGCTATTGATATTTTTCAACGGGAGTTCACAAACATATACTGGTACTCGGTTGAAGCTGATAATGGCATTATCAAAGGACATGCTTTGAAGGGCAATTGCAACCAGGAAGCTGTAGATAGCTACTGCTTTGAGTCCAAGGATATATGGTCGATTGTATTCCCATCTGACTCAGAAAAAATCATTGCAACTGTGACAAGAAAATTGAGTGAG GTGGTTCATACTCAAGCAAAGGTTATTGCAGACTCAGAGGTGATGTATAAATACATATCTAAAAATCTACTCTTTGTGGCAACTGTTGCACCAAAAGGCAGTGGTGAAATTGGAACAGCTAGCCCAGAGGAGTCCTGGTTGACTGTATATCTTATTGACACTGTAACTGGTCGTATATTGCACCGGATGACCCATCACGGTTCACAGGGACCTGTCCATGCT GTTTTCAGTGAGAATTGGGTTGTTTACCACTACTTCAATCTTAGAGCACACAGATATGAAATGTCAGTCATTGAGATATATGATCAGTCCCGAGCG GATAACAAGGATGTTTTGAAGCTTGTTCTTGGGAACCATAATCTTACTTCACCTATTTCATCATATTCTCGACCAGAGGTTGTGACAAAATCACAGTCTTACTATTTCACATATTCTGTTAAAGCAATAGATGTGACCTTAACAGCTAAGGGTATAACTTCAAAGCAGCTTCTTATTGGTACAATTAATGATCAG GTTTTGGCACTTGACAAGCGTTTTCTGGATCCCCGTCGGTCACTCAATCCCACACAAGAGGAGAAAGAGGAAGGCATTATTCCTCTGACTGATGCATTGCCAATAATTCCTCAG TCCTATGTGACACATAACCTCAAAGTGGAAGGACTTCGAGGCATCGTGACAGTACCTGCCAAGCTGGAATCAACAACTCTTGCCTTTACATACGGAGTGGATCTGTTTTTCACTCAACTCGCTCCCTCGAGGACCTATGATTCGCTCACAGACGATTTCAGCTACGCGTTGCTTCTCATCACCATAGTTGCACTCATAGCAGCAATCTTTGTCACATGGGTTTGGTCGGAGAAGAAAGAACTAAAAGAGAAGTGGAGGTAA
- the LOC137735076 gene encoding tocopherol cyclase, chloroplastic-like: MESSLSSLQDHHHFSPSLNFRTRNPFRSQSSKSSSLRTPKSGFRISSTISSSRTQQDKAAASSAYVPTPQSRDLRTPHSGYHFDGTTRKFFEGWYFKVAIPERRQSFCFMYSVENPAFQKPLTALELAQNGQRWTGVGAQILGAYDKYICQYSEESQNFWGSREELMLGNTFIAEKQLKPPNKEVPPKEFDSRVVEGFQVTPLWHQGSIRDDGRSDYVETVPTARWEYSTRPIYGWGDVGSKQKSTAGWLAAFPVFEPHWQICMAGGLSTGWIEWDGERFEFEDAPSYSEKNWGGAFPRKWFWVQCNVFEGATGEIALTSGGGLRQLPGLTETFENAALIGVHYGGKFYEFVPWNGVVSWEVAPWGYWSIAAENETHMVELEATTEDPGTTLRAPTSEAGLAPACKDTCFGDLKLKMWERRYDGSKGKMILDVTSNMAAVEVGGGPWFNTWKGKTTTPELLSRALRVPVDVEGVYNLVPLLKPPGL; this comes from the exons ATGGAGTCAAGCCTGTCGTCACTGCAGGATCACCACCATTTCTCTCCAAGCTTGAACTTCCGAACCAGAAACCCTTTCCGCTCTCAATCTTCAAAAAGCAGCTCTTTGAGGACTCCGAAGTCAGGGTTTCGAATCAGTTCCACCATTTCGTCCTCCAGAACTCAGCAGGACAAAGCCGCCGCGAGCTCCGCCTACGTCCCCACACCGCAAAGTCGAGACCTTCGAACTCCTCACAGCGG GTACCATTTTGATGGAACTACCCGGAAATTCTTTGAAGGATGGTACTTCAAGGTTGCGATTCCGGAGCGGAGGCAGAGCTTCTGCTTCATGTACTCCGTTGAGAATCCTGCGTTCCAGAAGCCGCTGACGGCTTTAGAATTGGCTCAGAACGGGCAGAGATGGACGGGCGTGGGTGCTCAAATTCTGGGTGCTTACGACAAGTACATTTGCCAGTACTCTGAAGAATCTCAGAACTTTTGGGGAA GTAGGGAAGAGCTTATGTTGGGGAACACTTTTATAGCAGAAAAACAATTGAAACCTCCGAACAAGGAGGTTCCTCCGAAG GAATTTGATAGTCGAGTGGTAGAAGGTTTTCAAGTCACCCCACTCTGGCATCAAGGTTCTATTCGTGATGACGGCAG GTCAGATTATGTGGAAACTGTGCCAACTGCTCGCTGGGAATACAGCACCCGCCCAATTTATGGATGGGGTGATGTTGGGTCTAAGCAGAAATCTACTGCTGGCTGGTTAGCAGCTTTTCCTGTATTTGAACCCCATTGGCAAATATGCATGGCTGGTGGATTGTCAACAG GTTGGATAGAGTGGGACGGTGAAAGATTTGAATTTGAAGATGCTCCTTCTTATTCTGAAAAGAATTGGGGTGGAGCATTCCCAAGAAAATGGTTCTGG GTTCAATGTAATGTTTTTGAAGGTGCTACTGGAGAAATTGCTCTGACATCAGGCGGCGGGTTGAGGCAACTACCTGGATTAACTGAGACTTTTGAAAATGCTGCTTTG ATCGGAGTTCACTATGGGGgaaaattttatgaatttgtCCCGTGGAATGGCGTTGTTAGTTGGGAAGTTGCTCCTTGGGGTTACTGGTCCATTGCTGCAGAGAATGAAACACACATG GTTGAATTAGAGGCAACAACAGAGGATCCTGGTACAACGTTGCGTGCCCCAACATCGGAAGCTGGACTTGCCCCAGCTTGTAAAGATACTTGTTTTGGTGatctaaaattgaaaatgtggGAAAGAAGATATGATGGCAGCAAGGGGAAG ATGATATTGGATGTTACAAGTAACATGGCCGCAGTGGAAGTTGGAGGAGGACCATGGTTCAATACTTGGAAGGGCAAGACTACTACACCCGAGCTCCTTAGCCGGGCTCTCAGAGTCCCCGTTGATGTGGAAGGGGTATACAATCTGGTTCCGTTATTGAAACCCCCTGGTCTGTAG
- the LOC137745575 gene encoding bark storage protein A-like produces the protein MGASSVVASLMMISFFMLNRQLQADAALSAETHKSIDEVNQSGPYLGLVIPNTFEMNPLLQSPNFTSTNFTIDVSGRRFRFGTIANKKVILVMTGLSLINAGITTQLLLSLFNIEGVVHYGIAGNANPCINIADVVIPQYWAHTTLWNWQRYGQGPENELPLEANGDYTREIGYLKVANYTVNASSSSYDNLLNNIWYQPEEVFPIDGTPEERQHAFWVPVDPLYYNISQKLEDLKLEGCLNSTTCLSHTPKVARVDRGTSASIYLDNAAYRGFIHNKFNVSPVDMESASVALICLQQGVPFIAIRALSDLAGGGSADSNEADTFITLASKNSVTAVLEFVKQLSASK, from the exons ATGGGAGCTTCATCAGTAGTAGCTTCTCTGATGATGATCAGCTTCTTCATGCTTAACAGACAACTGCAGGCAGATGCTGCATTGTCGGCAGAGACACACAAGTCGATCGACGAGGTGAACCAGAGTGGCCCTTATCTAGGCTTGGTCATTCCAAACACTTTCGAAATGAACCCGCTTCTTCAATCTCCAAACTTCACCTCAACTAACTTTACTATAGATGTTTCCG GAAGAAGATTTCGGTTCGGAACCATTGCTAACAAGAAAGTCATATTGGTTATGACGGGACTCTCACTG ATTAATGCGGGAATTACCACTCAGCTTTTGTTAAGCCTCTTCAACATAGAAGGAGTGGTGCATTATGGCATAGCTGGTAATGCAAACCCATGCATAAACATTGCCGACGTGGTCATTCCTCAGTATTGGGCCCACACTACTCTTTGGAACTGGCAG AGATATGGACAAGGGCCAGAAAACGAGCTACCACTCGAAGCAAACGGAGACTACACCAGAGAAATTGGCTACTTAAAAGTTGCAAATTATACAGTCAATGCAAGCAGCTCCTCATATGACAACCTGTTAAACAATATTTGGTATCAACCGGAGGAAGTCTTTCCGATAGATGGAACTCCAGAGGAAAGACAACATGCCTTTTGGGTTCCTGTTGATCCCCTTTACTATAACATCTCTCAAAAATTGGAG GACCTGAAATTGGAAGGCTGCCTGAACTCGACGACATGTTTGTCCCATACACCAAAAGTGGCAAGAGTTGATAGGGGAACAAGTGCAAGCATTTATCTAGACAATGCTGCTTACAGAGGCTTCATACACAACAAATTCAACGTCAGCCCTGTGGACATGGAAAGTGCTTCTGTTGCCTTGATATGTCTTCAGCAAGGGGTGCCTTTCATTGCCATCAGGGCTCTCTCCGACTTGGCCGGCGGCGGCTCCGCCGATTCGAATGAGGCCGACACGTTCATAACTCTCGCTTCCAAAAACTCAGTCACTGCTGTTTTGGAATTTGTCAAGCAGTTATCAGCTTCAAAGTGA
- the LOC137713837 gene encoding LOW QUALITY PROTEIN: U-box domain-containing protein 26 (The sequence of the model RefSeq protein was modified relative to this genomic sequence to represent the inferred CDS: deleted 2 bases in 1 codon) encodes MKTQHPKLKTHLFSCGFFRHCTRTVLSPTTPHPPRPTRQPTTTASKPDSASSSSSTSQSFTQWKFDLPDSPILPYSQPEPDRKPEPTSKPPPPPPQPISSTNLQELFHAVELQLSIGSYPEQIAALHLLERSLVPYPPPDPVCPPELMRGVVRNLKNKAAAKPATKILLALCLAEGNRHVAVESGAAAAVVETALELEAASAERSLAALELMCTVAEGAAAVRAHAMAVPVMVMIMGRTSARGKEYAIGVLAVIYGGGDNEEAAEAVAAAPPEEVARAVELALQGDCSGRGRRKGAQLLKVLQEN; translated from the exons ATGAAAACTCAGCACCCAAAGCTCAAAACCCATCTCTTCTCCTGCGGCTTCTTCCGCCACTGCACCCGCACCGTCCTCAGCCCCACAACCCCTCACCCTCC CCGCCCGACCCGTCAACCCACTACCACTGCC TCCAAACCCGACTccgcctcctcttcctcctccactTCCCAAAGCTTCACCCAGTGGAAATTCGATCTCCCGGACTCCCCCATCCTCCCTTACTCACAACCCGAACCCGACAGAAAACCCGAACCTACATCAaaaccgccgccgccgccgccgcaaCCCATTTCCTCCACTAACCTGCAGGAGCTCTTCCATGCAGTGGAGCTCCAGCTCAGCATCGGGTCATACCCGGAGCAGATCGCGGCGCTTCACCTTTTAGAACGCTCACTTGTTCCTTACCCGCCACCAGACCCGGTTTGCCCGCCCGAATTAATGCGCGGGGtagtaagaaatttaaaaaacaagGCGGCGGCAAAACCGGCAACGAAAATTTTGTTGGCGCTTTGTCTGGCGGAGGGAAACCGTCACGTGGCGGTGGAGTCCGGTGCGGCTGCAGCGGTGGTGGAGACGGCATTGGAGTTGGAGGCTGCTTCGGCGGAGCGGTCCCTTGCGGCGTTGGAGCTGATGTGTACTGTGGCGGAGGGGGCGGCGGCGGTGAGGGCGCATGCAATGGCAGTGCCGGTTATGGTGATGATAATGGGAAGGACGTCAGCACGGGGTAAGGAGTATGCGATTGGTGTGCTGGCGGTGATATATGGTGGTGGGGACAATGAAGAGGCGGCGGAGGCTGTGGCGGCGGCACCGCCGGAGGAGGTGGCGCGTGCGGTGGAGCTGGCTTTGCAAGGGGATTGTAGTGGCAGAGGGAGGAGGAAAGGGGCCCAGCTACTGAAGGTGCTTCAAGAGAACTAA